Part of the Brassica oleracea var. oleracea cultivar TO1000 chromosome C8, BOL, whole genome shotgun sequence genome is shown below.
AATGGGGAAAGATCAGAGAAGACCAAAGATTAGTCTTTTTGGAGATTCATCCACTACGCCTGCTGAGGATCATAATAAGTGGAACTTGGACCTATAGATTGAAAGAGATTTATGTAACTCCACACGAGACGTTTCCTGTCTTTTTTTTATTTTTATTTTCGAAACTTCACTGCATGTTTTATCTTCTTCCTTTCCACCACAGCTCTAATGATTCTGATTTTTTCCTGACAGTAACTCTTTTATTTTCTGCAGTGAAAATTTCGTTTTGATGTTTTTTGCGTCTTGAATACGTTAAATTGACTTGTGTCGCTGATCACATCCGTAACAAGTAAAAACATTAGAGAAAAGAGTTTACAAGTCCAGAAAATATCTGTTTGCACGTGACCCACATATATAGGTCGGTAGCAATAAGAGACATGAGGACGTTTGTGAATGGTCCCTACTAGCAAGCTGTCCCTTTAAGCTTTTAGAGGCGATAAAATATCAAAAACAGTGATACACATTCATTAGTTAGAAAATATTCAGTGAGAATCATCCTCCAAGATCCTACAAAACAAAACTTAAAGGTAAGCTGGTGTGAAAGGTTGTGGACCCGGAACAATTTAAAGCCGTAAAAATAAAATCTCAGGCTCCGATACGTAACCATCGCTTAATCGCAGAATCGCAGAAATAATAGTTAAAATGCAGAAAAATATAATTAAGTGGCGGAAAAATTTAAAATTTGTGGAATAGTGGAATATATATTAAATTGATTAAACTATTTTATATGATATTTAATTTTTATAACAAAAAAAAACAAATAGCAATAATTAAACTAATGATTACAAATCTGAAAACAACTAAAATGTATTAAAAATATTTTAATTTTTATTATAAATATCTAGTTTATCTTTCAATATGTTTTAACAATAGATTAACATTTTATAATATAAAAGTTATAATAAATTTTTATTTACAACATAACTATTCATCATAAAAAAATTATTAGTATGTATTATAAATTTTAAGATAGTATTAACATATAATTGAATAATATAAAAGTGTTAATTTTATAAACTTTTCCACCATAATCTACTAAAACTCACTTTTCCACTTAATAAACTTTCTCTTTATAATTTTGTCAGCAAAAACGCAGATTTGCGTTTTTGCGTTTTTTTTTTCATTCCGCAACATTTTCTTGATTGGTAAAATACTTGCGGAATCGCTTTTCATATGTCATTCTGTCATTCCGCATGGTTACCAATCAAAGCCTCAATCTAGAAACAAAATAAAGTACAGTAGTAGCTGAAGTGTCCGTTTCTTTGCGGTCAGAAGTGTTACGGGTTAAAGAGGGTGTTTTCTTTGTTTTATGATTAATAAAAGTAAAAAAAGTTTGAGCTTCTTTGATGTCATTGTCCACCCCTTTGCGTACGAAACAAAACAAAAAGCGATTAGCTTTCCCCGAGCGTGGTGGGTCCCATATATCCTTTGTCTTGATCCTAAGTCACAAGCACTCACTCACACTCGCAACGATTTTGGACCTGGAATTGAAATTAGACTCTTACCATCACAGATCTTTATCGACACTGAGTGAGCAAGCTTCACTTATCTGATACATTCTCTAAAAGATGAACTGCCTTCAGAATCTTCCTAGGTAATGTATTCACTCATTCTTTCTTCTTCTTGCTTTCATAAATTCCTTTTTTTATCTTTCCTGTTGTGCATTTCTGTTCTTTGCTTTCGACTTCATTCTATTATGCGTTTTGTGTTGATGATCGTCACTGTTTTCAGATCTTTAGTTTCACCTTTGTTGGGCTTTGGGGGCAATCAGAGAGATCCTTGTTCGTCTTCCTTGAAGATGCTGGTACCACACTACTTCATCTATTTATTTACTCGTTTGATTATTAATAAAGATTCATGCTTCCTTTATTTAACTTTCTTGAAACTTGTTTTGCAGCTTCCCATCAGAGCCAATGATCCTAAATTGCGACTTGTTTTACAGGTAATTTAGTTGATTGCTATGTTTGAAACTAGTGTAAAACATATTCTGTTTTGAGTGTAGGCGGTATCAGATTCGAAATCCAGCACAGATATGAGTGGTGGTGTTTCCAAGGAGGAGGAAGATAAATCTGATGAATATAGCCAAGACATGACTCAAGCTATGGGTGCTGGTATGGAAACTCTAATGGTTCTGATGTTATCATCTGAGATTAGTTCTTCAAACTCACCTTTCTTGTTCCCCTTAATTATGCATTTCATTCACTGATTGGTTGTCTCTTTTCATTTTCAGTTTTAACCTACAGGCACGAGTTTGGAATGAACTACAACTTTCTTCGTCCAGATTTAATCGTTGGATCTTGCTTACAGGTTTCAATTTTTCATCCTTCCTCTTGTTAACTATTGAAATTTGTTGTTAATACTATTTTTACTATCTGATCCGCTTTGTTTGCTTATAGACTCCTGAAGATGTTGACAAGCTCCGTAAGATTGGGGTTAAAACCATATTCTGCTTGCAACAAGATCCTGACTTGGAGTATCCTTCCAAACCAAAGTTCTTCTTTTCTTATGTTCGTTCTTATTGGGTTTTTTTTTCAAAGTTCGAGAAATGATATGTAGGGTGCCTTGACCAATGATACTTGCAGATATTTTGGAGTAGATATAAGGAGCATTCAAGCATATGCTAAGACATTTACTGACATTGAGCATATTCGCTGCGAGATCAGGTATAATAAGCCTTTGGTAAATGCAACTAGAGTATATGGGGAACTAAAGTTAGTCATCACTATTTGTCTATACTGCTAAAAACTGGGAACCATTGTCATCCCATTACCATATGCATAAAACAATTCACACCATGAACACACTCAATCTTGACTTTGATGTAAATCTTTGGTGTAACAGAGACTTTGATGCATTTGATTTGAGAATGCGCCTTCCTGCCGTGCTTAGTACACTGTACAAAGCTGTTAAACGAAATGGAGGAGTTACATACGTCCACTGCACTGCTGGAATGGGAAGGGCTCCTGCTGCTGCGGTATGTTGCTGATACCTGTCACTCTGCTCTTATCTTTTTCCTCCCTT
Proteins encoded:
- the LOC106312545 gene encoding phosphoglucan phosphatase DSP4, chloroplastic; protein product: MNCLQNLPRSLVSPLLGFGGNQRDPCSSSLKMLLPIRANDPKLRLVLQAVSDSKSSTDMSGGVSKEEEDKSDEYSQDMTQAMGAVLTYRHEFGMNYNFLRPDLIVGSCLQTPEDVDKLRKIGVKTIFCLQQDPDLEYFGVDIRSIQAYAKTFTDIEHIRCEIRDFDAFDLRMRLPAVLSTLYKAVKRNGGVTYVHCTAGMGRAPAAALTYMFWVQGYKLMEAHKILMSKRTCFPKLDAIRNATIDILTGLKKKTVTLTLRDKGFSTVEISGLDIGWGQRIPLTLDKGTGFWSLKRELPEGQFEYKYIIDGEWTHNEQEPFTGPNKDGHTNNYAKVVHDPTSVDGATRERLTSEDPELLEEERLKLIQFLETSSEAEV